The following proteins are co-located in the Malus sylvestris chromosome 13, drMalSylv7.2, whole genome shotgun sequence genome:
- the LOC126597172 gene encoding uncharacterized protein LOC126597172, translated as MAMRRDEPEPERRLCGVCGSSERWFLHYIRHKGAFQRLCTNCVLQNYRGLYCPFCLEFFDPPLLARDRVMCVKCPSVSHPACVLVANSSFHGFECHTCPQGYPFFSLNRPQNDANDPKTAFVIDKANAKALVAAAKIAAASMAKAAVAARTEAERRVREAVMAKKKAREALEKLSSLVNKQKEQDSKAGDVVSGPKSLNGKPKLESSGGIPPAPKIVKAEGSNGLGSDPLKIGNVDAMEE; from the coding sequence ATGGCAATGAGGCGAGACGAACCCGAACCCGAGAGGCGACTCTGCGGCGTCTGCGGCTCCTCCGAACGGTGGTTCCTCCATTACATCCGCCACAAAGGGGCGTTTCAGAGGCTCTGCACCAACTGCGTCCTCCAAAACTACCGCGGCCTCTACTGCCCTTTCTGTCTAGAATTCTTCGACCCACCCCTTCTGGCACGTGACCGGGTCATGTGCGTCAAGTGCCCTTCCGTTTCTCACCCCGCCTGCGTCCTCGTCGCCAATTCCTCCTTCCATGGCTTCGAGTGCCATACCTGCCCACAGGGCTACCCCTTCTTCAGCCTCAATCGCCCACAAAACGACGCCAACGACCCCAAAACGGCATTCGTCATCGACAAGGCCAACGCCAAGGCCCTTGTCGCCGCTGCCAAAATTGCTGCGGCTTCGATGGCGAAAGCCGCCGTCGCGGCCAGGACGGAGGCCGAGCGCCGCGTCAGGGAGGCCGTGATGGCGAAGAAGAAGGCGAGGGAGGCGTTGGAGAAACTCAGTTCTCTGGTTAACAAGCAGAAGGAGCAGGATTCAAAAGCTGGAGACGTTGTTTCCGGGCCTAAGAGCCTCAACGGAAAGCCAAAACTGGAGAGTTCTGGTGGAATTCCACCGGCGCCCAAGATTGTTAAGGCTGAGGGAAGTAATGGGTTGGGCAGTGATCCATTGAAAATCGGTAATGTTGACGCCATGGAAGAGTGA
- the LOC126597171 gene encoding 50S ribosomal protein L3-2, mitochondrial-like encodes MSALSRGLISRLRLLSLNPSPSSCTATPAANAMTSLTQTQCHFLRCFSSEAMVDATEAVADRRPVIEAKPGSMSPGSKRTGLIAVKCGMTALWDKWGARVPITVLWVDDNIVSQVKTPEKEGFPALQIGCGQKKAKHLTKPEVGHFRGQGVPLKRKLHEFPVSNDALLPVGMGIGVRHFVPGQYVDVTGITRGKGFQGGMKRHGFSGMPASHGASLSHRSIGSTGQRDDAGKVFKGRKMPGRMGGKQRTVKNVWVYKIDPARNLMWVKGQVPGAEGNFVFIRDAFYKKPDVSSLPFPTYFAPEDEDPSKLEPLVADLGEVDPFMVAD; translated from the exons ATGTCGGCGTTATCGAGAGGCCTCATTTCCCGCCTCCGCCTTCTCTCGCTCAACCCCTCCCCTTCTTCTTGCACTGCTACTCCTGCCGCTAATGCTATGACGTCGTTGACGCAGACCCAGTGCCATTTCTTGAGATGCTTCAGCTCCGAGGCCATGGTGGACGCGACGGAGGCCGTGGCGGACAGGAGACCGGTTATTGAAGCGAAGCCCGGCTCGATGAGCCCGGGTTCGAAGAGGACCGGGCTCATAGCCGTCAAGTGCGGGATGACTGCGCTCTGGGACAAATGGGGCGCTAGGGTTCCGATAACTGTGCTCTGGGTCGATGATAATATCGTCTCTCAGGTCAAGACCCCTGAGAAGGAAGGCTTCCCTGCTCTCCAG ATTGGTTGCGGACAGAAGAAAGCAAAACATTTGACAAAGCCAGAGGTGGGTCATTTCCGAGGTCAGGGTGTTCCACTTAAGAGGAAATTGCATGAGTTTCCTGTATCAAATGATGCGCTCCTCCCCGTTGGTATGGGAATTGGTGTTCGCCATTTTGTTCCAGGCCAATATGTTGATGTCACAGGAATCACGCGAGGGAAAGGTTTCCAG GGTGGAATGAAAAGACACGGTTTTAGTGGTATGCCAGCATCCCATGGCGCATCTCTGTCGCACCGAAGTATTGGTTCTACAGGTCAGAGGGATGATGCTGGAAAG GTTTTTAAAGGCAGAAAGATGCCGGGGCGCATGGGTGGGAAACAGAGAACGGTGAAAAATGTATGGGTCTACAAAATCGATCCTGCAAGGAATTTGATGTGGGTGAAAGGCCAA GTCCCAGGTGCTGAAGGGAACTTTGTTTTCATCAGAGATGCTTTCTACAAGAAACCTGATGTTTCATCGCTACCATTTCCAACCTACTTTGCTCCAGAGGATGAGGATCCATCCAAGTTAGAACCGCTAGTTGCTGATCTCGGTGAAGTAGATCCGTTCATGGTGGCAGATTAA